Genomic segment of Buchnera aphidicola (Melanaphis sacchari):
TCGTTAAAAATGGCTTCCCAGAAATATACCATTCTAAAGAATAATTAATATTACTATCTTTTAAAATTTTTACAAATCTTGATTTAATCTCATTTTCTGAAATTGAAATTCCAAAACGAAAATTAAATTGAACAAACAAAGATCCCGGAATAACATTATTACTTCCCTCACCTGAATGAATATTTGAAATATTTACAATACTGGGAGAAAAAAAATGATCACCATGATCTAACTTAACAGACAACAATTTTAAGATAATTGGTAAACTTTTATGTATCGGATTATCTGCTAATTGGGGATATGCAATATGACCTTGAATACCATAAATTTTTAAATTTGCCGTAATAGAACCTCGTCGACCATTTTTTATAGTATCACCAATAGTAACATTACTAGAAGGTTCTCCTACTATACAATAATCAATTTTATCATTTTTAGAAATTAAATAATCTACGACCTTCTTGGTTCCATCTAAAGCGGAAGATTCTTCATCTGAAGTAATTAAAAATGCTAAACGACCTTGATACAGTGGAAATTTTTTTATAAAGCGCTCAGAAGCAATCATCATTGCTGCTAAAGCACCTTTCATATCTGAAGCTCCTCTGCCAAATAAAAAACCATGATTTATTACCGGATCAAAGGGATTATTAGTCCATTGAGAATATTCACCGGGAGAAACTACATCTGTATGTCCAGCAAAGGCTAAAGTTTTTCCAGACCCTCTTGTAGCCCAAAAATTTTTTGTATTATTTACATTAACTCTTGTTACTTTGAAATCAAGATTACGAAAAAAATCAATCATAATATCCTGACAACCTAAATCTTGCGGACTGATAGAAGGTATTCGAATTAATTTTTTTGTCAGTTCAACAATTGAAGAAATCATATACACTCTCATAAAAATTTTTTATTTAAATATAAATTATATCTACTAAATGGGGCTATATATAAGCCCCCTTAAACTATCAAAATAATTTTTGAATTAATGATTTAAAAAAATTTTTGATTTATTAACTATATTATCTACAGTAAAACCAAATTTTTCAAATAATATTTCTCCTGGCGCAGACTTTCCAAATGTTTCCATTCCAATAATTAAACCATCTATACCTACATATTTATACCAAAAATCTTTAATACTCGCTTCTACTGCCACTCTTTTTGTTACATAAGATGGTAATATGGATTCTTTATAAATATCATCTTGTCGATCAAATACATTGGTAGAAGGCATAGAAATAACGCGCACAGAATATCCTAACGACTCAATTTTTTTCGCTGCAATTAAGGTAATTTGAACTTCGGAACCAGAAGAAATAAAAATGATATCAACCAGCTCTTCTTGAGAGTTATATAATATATATCCTCCATAAGAAATATTTTCTAATTGGGTATTATCTCTTGGAAATTGAAATAAATTTTGGCGTGATAAAATTAATGCAGTTGGACCTTCTTTTTTTTCAATAGCATATTTCCACGATATAGCAGTTTCCACTTGATCACTTGGTCTCCAAACATCTATATTGGGAGTTGTTCGTAAACTTGATAATTGTTCGACTGGTTGATGTGTTGGACCATCCTCGCCTAACCCAATAGAATCGTGAGTATATATAAAAATATGATGAGTATTCATTAATGCCGCCATTCGAACTGCATTTCGAGCGTATTCTACAAACATTAAAAATGTTGAAGTATATGGAATAAATCCTCCATGATGCGAAATACCATTAGCAATAGCTGTCATTCCAAATTCGCGTACACCATAATGAATATAATTTCCTGAAGAATTTTCTTTTATAGAAACAGAAGATGAACACATTGTTAAGTTGCTAGGAGATAAATCAGCTGATCCACCTATTAATTCAGGTAAAAAAGCATTAAATTTTTCTAAAACGTTCTGAGAAGCTTTACGACTTGCAATATTTTGAGGATTTTTTTGTAAATCAACAATATATTCTTTAGTATTTTTATACCATTCTTTAGGTAGTTCTTTTTGCATTCTTCTTGAATATTCTTTTGCAAGATCAGGATACTCAGATTTGTAAAAATCAAATTTTTCTTTCCAAGCATTTTCGAGAATTAAACCTTTTTCAATACAATTCCATTGCTTGTATATTGAATTTGGTATTTCAAAAGGTAAGTAATTCCAATTTAAATTTTTTCGTGTTAAAAAAACTTCATTTTCTCCGAGAGGAGCTCCATGCGATTCAGACGAACCAGATTTGTTCGGAGAACCAAATCCAATAATTGTATTACAAATAATAAGCGATGGTTTATCTTTTTCCAATTTCGCTTGTTTAATAGCTCTTTGGATTGACTTGTAATCATGTCCATCTACTGAATCTAATACATGCCAATTGTAAGCTTTGAAACGCATTGCAGTATCGTCTGTAAACCAATTAGAAACATCTCCATCTATTGAAATTCCGTTATTATCATAAAAAACAATTAATTTTCCTAATTTTAAAGTACCAGCTAAAGAACAAACTTCGTGAGAAATTCCCTCCATTAAACAACCATCTCCCACAAATACCCAGGTATAATGATCAACTATATTAAAACTTGGGCGATTAAAATAAGAACTTAATATTTTTTCTGAAATTGCCATACCAACGGAATTTGCTAATCCCTGCCCTAAAGGACCTGTTGTTGTTTCAATACCGGGAGTTTCGCCTACTTCAGGATGCCCTGGAGTTTTTGAATTAAGTTGTCTAAATTTTTTTAATTGATTTATAGGTAAATCATATCCTGTAAGATGTAATAAACTGTATAACAACATAGAACCATGACCATTTGATAGTACAAAACGATCACGATTATCCCAATGAGGATTTCGAGGATTGTGTTTAAAAAAGTCTCTCCACAAAACTTCTGAAATATCTGCCATGCCCATGGGCATTCCAGGATGACCTGATTGAGCTTTTTGAACAGAATCAATACTTAATATTCGCACTGCATTAGCTAACTCTTTTCTTGAATGCATATTTTTTTCCTAATGTAAATTTTTTAAAAAATTTTACTTAATATCTTATATTAATTTAGAAAAAATATTTTCTAAACATACCTGATCTTTTCCAAAATTTCTTATGCCTTCTGATAATTTATTTACTGCCATTTCATCTTGATTATGTTCCCATCGAAAATTTTCTTCCGAAAGTGGTAAAGGAGGTTTGACAAAATTACTTGGAGGAGTTAACTGTCTAGTTAATTCTTTAGAACTAGATTCTAATTTATTTAGTAAAAATGGAGAAATAGTTAATCTATCACATCCAGATAAAGCTAAAATTTGTTCAACATTTCGAAAACTTGCTCCCATAATTATTGTTTTATAATTATGTTTTTTATAATAGTTATATATTTTATGAACAGATAAAACACCAGGATCTATTTCAAAAGATAATTTTGATCCTGAATGGTGCGATACATGCCAATCATAAATACGTCCAACAAAAGGTGATATGAGAAATACATTTGATTCCGCACAAGCTCTAGCTTGAGCAAAAGAAAATAAAAGAGTTAAATTACAAGAAATATTTTCCTTTTTGAGTTCTTCTGCAGCTTTAATACATTCCCAAGTAGAAGCTAATTTAATTAATACTCTGTTTCTTGGAATGCCTTTTTTTTCATACATATTAATAATTTTCTTAGCTTTTAAAATACATTTCTCTTTATTAAAAGATAATCGAGCATCAACTTCACTAGAAATATAACCTGGTATATTTTTTAAAATTTCTACGCCAATATCAACTAAAATCTTATCAGATGCGTTAGTTATTTTATCTTTTCTTGATCCTCCTTTTTTTTTAGCATAACTTACTGCTCGATTGAGAAATTTGTTATAAGATTTCGAGCTTACAGCACTAAGTATCAATGATGGATTGGTAGTTGCATCACTCGGTTTGTATTTACAAATAGATTCTATATCACTTGTGTCTGCAACAATTGTTGTAAATTTCTTTAAAGCCTCTAATTGATTCATATTTTAATCCTTTACAATGTAAATAAATATATATAAATTTTTTTGATTTTATTAAATTTATACCTTTAATATTATTCATATCTTTTAATAATTAAAGAAACGTTATTACCACCAAATCCAAAGCTATTAGACATAGCTGTATTAATTTTTTTAGTAATAATTTTTTTTATAATATTCATATTTTTTGCATATGGTTCTAAACATTTAATATTAATACTTGGAGCTATAAAATTATATCTTAACATTAATAATGTATAAATAATTTCATGAACTCCAGAAGCTCCTAAAGAATGCCCAGTCATCGATTTCGTTGCTGAAATTATTGGTAATTTTTCATTATAAAAAGATTTTTTAATAGATTCTAATTCTATTAAATCACCTAATTTTGTAGAAGTTCCATGAACATTTAGATAATCAATAGATAAATTTTTTTTATTTTTTACTAAATTCATACAACGTATTGCTCCTTCTCCTGAAGGAACAATCATACTATTACCATCAGATGTTGTTGAATATCCAATAATTTCAGCATAAATTTCAGCAGACCGAGAAAGTGCAGAATGCAAATCTTCGATAACTAATATTCCCGCTCCTCCAGATATAACAAAACCATCTCGATTGATATCGTACACACGTGATGCTTTATCAGGAATATGATTAAAATGACTAGAAAGTGCTTTCATTGAATCAAACTCATATGCTAGCTGCCAACTAACTTCTTCACCACCACCTGCAAAAATTAAATCTTGTTTTCCAGATTTTACTAATTCAAATGCATGACCTATACAATTTCCAGAAGTTGAACAAGCTGAACTAACAGAATAACTTATACCATAAATTTTAAAACAAGTAGATAAACAAGCTGATATTCCCGAAGTCATAGATTGAATGGCTGTATAAGGACTTATAGTCTTTAAAAGACAACTATTTTTTTTAAAACTTATACCTTTACTAAGTTTTCGCGCTCCTCCGCCAGAACCAACAATTAAACCAACACGTTGATTTTTTTGATATTGTTTAATTTTTAAATTAGAATCTTTAATAGCTTCTTCCATTGATAATAAAGCATAAACAGAACCATCACTCATAAAACGAACATTTCTATTTTTTACTATATCTTTAATTTCTAATTTAATGTTTCCCCAAACTTGACTTCTCATACCGAAATCTTTCATTTCTTGAGAAAATGTAATTCCTGAAATTCCATTTAACAAAGAATTCAACACTTCTTTTTTATTATTACCAATACTTGAAATAATACCAAAACCTGTAATTACTACTCTTCTCACTGACTATTCCTTAAATTTAAAAAATTTGCTATAGTAAAATACTACAAAATAATACTCATATAATAAATCATGAATATTTCTTATTAAAAATACATATTTGGATAAAAAAGTGAATTTATTCGATACTAACAATGGTATTCTCTATATTGTTCCAACACCTATTGGTAATTTATCTGATATTACTTATCGAGCCATAGAGATTTTAAAAAAAGTTAATTTAATAGCAGTTGAAAACATCCGACATACTAACATCTTACTAGAACATTTTAATATAAAAAATGTTTTAACCACTTTAAATAAAAATAACGAACTGATAAAAAGTAATTATTTAATTCAAAAACTAAAAGAAGGAAAAAATGTTGCCTTAGTATCTAATGCAGGAACACCACTCATTAATGATCCAGGCTATTACTTAATAAAAAAATGTCATTTTTTAAATATTAAAATTATTCCTCTTCCCGGTCCTTGCGCCGCTATTACAGCATTAATTGCCTCCGGAATATCTAGCAATCGCTTTTGCTATGAGGGCTTTTTACCATCAAAAAAAAAACTAGATGCGATCTATTATACTCTTTAAGAAAAGAACAACGAACAATGATCTTTTATGAAACAAAACACCGAATTATTCAAAGTATAAAAGATATTATTGAACAAATTAGTAAAACTAGATACTTAGTCATTGCTAAAGAAATTACAAAAAAATGGGAATCTATTTACGGTACAACTGCGGATAACATGTTAACTTGGCTAAAATCAGATAAAAATCGTTATCAAAAAGGAGAAATGATTATTATTTTAAATGGCTTTCAAGAAATAAAAAATAAAAATATTTCAGAAAAAATTATTAATACATTTAAAATATTAAAAAATTCACTTTCTTTTAAAGAATCTATACTAGTTACTTCTCAAATATATAAAATTAAAAAAAATAAATTATATCGTTACATGTTAAAAAATAAAGAGCAATGACATTCTTATTAAAATAATATATAATTAAATTTTTAAAGTTGATAAAACAGTCGCTGTTTAGTTTTTTAATAAACTAAAAAGAGGAAAGTCCGGGCTCCATAGAGCAAAGGTGCCAGGTAATACCTGGAAAGCGAAAGCTTATGACTAGTGCAACAGAAAAAAAACCACCTTATTTTATAAATTTATTATTATAAATATACGGAAAGGGTGAAAAGGTGCGGTAAGAGCGCACCGCATAGTTGGCAACAACTTATGGCAGGGTAAACTCCACCTGGAGCAAAGTCAAATATAAGTTAATATTCTAGAAGTATTGCTCGTACTTTAAAAAAACCTGGGTAGACTGCTTGAATTAATAAGTAATTATTAATCTAGATGAATGACTGTTTAAAACAGAACCCGGCTTATATATCAACTTACTAATAAAAAAAGATTAAAATTAAAAGGTAATAAATTTATTACCTTTTTTTTTAATTTTTAAAAAATAAAATTATTAATTTCCTGAAATTTGTATTTCAGATAATAATATCGAACCACATTGAATGTTATTATATATGTTTATATCGTTACTAATACTGACAATACTATTCCACATAGTTTTTAAATTACCCGATATCGTCACTTGATGTACTGGATATTTAATTTCTCCATTTTCCACCCAAAATCCTGTCGCGCCACGAGAGTAATTACCAGTGACAATATCTACACCTTGACCCATTAATTCAGTTATTAATAAACCTGATTTCATATTTTTTAATAATTGTTCAAAAGATATATTTTGATTTGAAATTAACCAGTTGTAAATTCCTCCAGAATGCCCTGTACTAATTAATCCTAATTTACGTGCATTATAAGTATTTAATAACCAAGTTTTTAAAATCCCATCTTTAATAATATCTCTTTTTGCAGAATAAACACCTTCATTATCAAACGGTTTACTCCCTAATCCTTGTTTAATATGAGGATCTTCTATGACATTCAACCATTTAGGAAAAATTTTTTTATTTAATTTACGTAATAAAAAAGTAGATTTTTTACAAATGTTGTCACCACTGATAGCGGAGATAAGATAAGAAAAAAAATGAGCAGATATTTTATTAGAAAAAATAATAGGAGATTTTATAGTTTTTATCTTTCGTATTCCTAATCGAGATACAACGCTTTTAGCAGTTTTATAACCAATTATTTTAGATGGTTCTAAATTATCTATTTTTCTTGCAATAGAATAACTAAAATCTCTCTGCATAGAGAAATTATCTTTAGCTATCATACAAATATAGTTTGAATAACGAGTTGAATTATATTTTCCTAGCATTCCTAAACTATTAGCAAAAATATTTATAGTCATATGACTACTAAAAAAACTACCTTCACTATTAATAATTCTTGCATCAAATTGAAAAGCTTCATTTTCTGCTTGAATAATATCATCAATTTTTCTTTTAATATTTATTTCTTCAGGATGAAATAAATCTAAATTTTTCGGATGAAAGCATAATGATTCTATATTTGGAAGACCTGAAAAAAAATCAGAAGAAGAATATTTAGAAATATTAATAGCAATATCTAACATCTTTTTAATTCCGTTAACAGTAAAATCCCTGGATGAAACACTACCTTTAGAAAATTTATTATAAACTGTAATAAAAAGAGCGCCATCATTATTAAATTCTACATTATCTAATATTTTATTTCTTATATTTATATTCATTCCTATAGTTTTTTTAATAAAAATTTCAATAGGAAAGTTGACTTTTTCTTTAGCTAAATTTAAAGTATTCTTGACTGTATTAAGAAGAAACATTTCTTCTTTTTTGATTTGATCAATAAGATTCATATATAAGTTCCTTGAATTATTATATATAATTTAAGCTCAAAATTTTTTTAAAAATGCATTGAGATTATTTTAAATATACGCAATTATATAAAAAAAATGCTTTTTTTCCAAATAAATTACTTGATATAAAAAAGAAACTTTTCAATTCAAAAAATAAGTTTTTTTATAAAATAAGGAATTCACAAATGAATGTAAAAAATATAGTTGCAGGAAAAAATATACCTAATGACATATATGTTATTATTGAAATATCATCTAATTCTTCACCTATTAAATACGAAATAAATAAAGAATCAGGGATGTTATTTGTTGATCGATTTATAGCTACTCCAATGTTTTATCCTTGTAATTATGGATATATAAATGAAACTTTATCGCTTGACGGAGATCCCTTAGATGTTTTAGTACCTTCTCCTCATCCAATACAATCTAATTCGGTAATTCGTTGCAAACCAATTGGAATGTTAAAAATGCTAGATGAATCTGGAGAAGATAATAAAATAATAGCTGTACCAAAAAGTAAAATTTGTGAAGAATATAAAAATATAAATGATATATCAAATTTATCAAAATTACTTAAAAAACAAATTTGGCACTTTTTTAAATATTATAAAAAAATAGAACGAACAAAATGGGTTGAAATCGTTGGATGGGAAAATAATGAACAAGCAAAATTAGAAATCAACACATCATATAATCGATTTAAAAAAATTAATATTTAAAAAAATTGATGTTTAAAAAAATAACTATTTATTAAAAATAAATATCTTGTTCATTAATTTTAAAAACAAAGAAAAAAAATTTTAAATAACCTATTAAATTATATTTTGATAAAATATAACTTAAACTTAATTGAGAAGAAAATGAAATTATCGTTTTAGGTATAATAGAAACTGCTACTTTATCGCTGCTGAATATAGCATTCCATATAACATTAGAAAATTTACCATCATTAATAAAATTTAATTTAAACAATATATTACCCTGGTTAATTAAAATTTTTTGATTTGTTGAAACATTTTCTATACTTTTGGGAATATAACGAAAAAATAAAATCATATATTTTAATATATTATTACTTTTAATGTATATATTATTTAAATGAATATTAGCTATTATTTTTGGATGATATAAATCGCCTAAAAAATACGTATTACCTTTTAATAATCCATCAAATTTTACAATATCATTTATAAAAAAATTTAAAAAAGAAAATTGTACGTTGGAAAAAGTTATTTTCCCTTGTAATTCTTTTCTATTATAAATATCACGAATATTCAAGATGCCAAATATTTTATTTTTTAATGATTTTTGAAATTCATTTATTTTCCATTTAGTTATAATTGTATTTTTTTTTAATTGCAAATAAAAATCCAGATAATCTATTCTTTTAGTAAAAATTTTATCTTTTATTTTTCTTTTTAGTTCTATATTATTGCCTTTTAAAAAAAAATTCATATCAGAAATACTTTTTCCTAATTTCCAATTAAAATTAATATTAAAAAATACATCAGTTTTAAACTTGATTAATGATTGGCTAATGCATTTTTTTAAGAAAAAGTTTATTTTATTTTTAATATTAGAAGAAATATTTTTTATTTTGTAAAGATCGTCTTTGCAGTTGTTATTTTTTACAATATTTTTTTTATAAAAAAATGCCAAAGAAGTATCTTTGATAATCCATTTTCCCCAATATGTTTTGATATA
This window contains:
- the pmbA gene encoding metalloprotease PmbA, coding for MNLIDQIKKEEMFLLNTVKNTLNLAKEKVNFPIEIFIKKTIGMNINIRNKILDNVEFNNDGALFITVYNKFSKGSVSSRDFTVNGIKKMLDIAINISKYSSSDFFSGLPNIESLCFHPKNLDLFHPEEINIKRKIDDIIQAENEAFQFDARIINSEGSFFSSHMTINIFANSLGMLGKYNSTRYSNYICMIAKDNFSMQRDFSYSIARKIDNLEPSKIIGYKTAKSVVSRLGIRKIKTIKSPIIFSNKISAHFFSYLISAISGDNICKKSTFLLRKLNKKIFPKWLNVIEDPHIKQGLGSKPFDNEGVYSAKRDIIKDGILKTWLLNTYNARKLGLISTGHSGGIYNWLISNQNISFEQLLKNMKSGLLITELMGQGVDIVTGNYSRGATGFWVENGEIKYPVHQVTISGNLKTMWNSIVSISNDINIYNNIQCGSILLSEIQISGN
- the ppa gene encoding inorganic diphosphatase → MNVKNIVAGKNIPNDIYVIIEISSNSSPIKYEINKESGMLFVDRFIATPMFYPCNYGYINETLSLDGDPLDVLVPSPHPIQSNSVIRCKPIGMLKMLDESGEDNKIIAVPKSKICEEYKNINDISNLSKLLKKQIWHFFKYYKKIERTKWVEIVGWENNEQAKLEINTSYNRFKKINI
- a CDS encoding beta-ketoacyl synthase N-terminal-like domain-containing protein, coding for MRRVVITGFGIISSIGNNKKEVLNSLLNGISGITFSQEMKDFGMRSQVWGNIKLEIKDIVKNRNVRFMSDGSVYALLSMEEAIKDSNLKIKQYQKNQRVGLIVGSGGGARKLSKGISFKKNSCLLKTISPYTAIQSMTSGISACLSTCFKIYGISYSVSSACSTSGNCIGHAFELVKSGKQDLIFAGGGEEVSWQLAYEFDSMKALSSHFNHIPDKASRVYDINRDGFVISGGAGILVIEDLHSALSRSAEIYAEIIGYSTTSDGNSMIVPSGEGAIRCMNLVKNKKNLSIDYLNVHGTSTKLGDLIELESIKKSFYNEKLPIISATKSMTGHSLGASGVHEIIYTLLMLRYNFIAPSINIKCLEPYAKNMNIIKKIITKKINTAMSNSFGFGGNNVSLIIKRYE
- the dapE gene encoding succinyl-diaminopimelate desuccinylase; translation: MISSIVELTKKLIRIPSISPQDLGCQDIMIDFFRNLDFKVTRVNVNNTKNFWATRGSGKTLAFAGHTDVVSPGEYSQWTNNPFDPVINHGFLFGRGASDMKGALAAMMIASERFIKKFPLYQGRLAFLITSDEESSALDGTKKVVDYLISKNDKIDYCIVGEPSSNVTIGDTIKNGRRGSITANLKIYGIQGHIAYPQLADNPIHKSLPIILKLLSVKLDHGDHFFSPSIVNISNIHSGEGSNNVIPGSLFVQFNFRFGISISENEIKSRFVKILKDSNINYSLEWYISGKPFLTKNGLLINKTIQSIKEFNDVQPILSTDGGTSDGRFIALMKSEIVELGLTNNSIHKINECVKVSDLKKLSLIYESIMKNLLVNIS
- the tal gene encoding transaldolase — translated: MNQLEALKKFTTIVADTSDIESICKYKPSDATTNPSLILSAVSSKSYNKFLNRAVSYAKKKGGSRKDKITNASDKILVDIGVEILKNIPGYISSEVDARLSFNKEKCILKAKKIINMYEKKGIPRNRVLIKLASTWECIKAAEELKKENISCNLTLLFSFAQARACAESNVFLISPFVGRIYDWHVSHHSGSKLSFEIDPGVLSVHKIYNYYKKHNYKTIIMGASFRNVEQILALSGCDRLTISPFLLNKLESSSKELTRQLTPPSNFVKPPLPLSEENFRWEHNQDEMAVNKLSEGIRNFGKDQVCLENIFSKLI
- the tkt gene encoding transketolase translates to MHSRKELANAVRILSIDSVQKAQSGHPGMPMGMADISEVLWRDFFKHNPRNPHWDNRDRFVLSNGHGSMLLYSLLHLTGYDLPINQLKKFRQLNSKTPGHPEVGETPGIETTTGPLGQGLANSVGMAISEKILSSYFNRPSFNIVDHYTWVFVGDGCLMEGISHEVCSLAGTLKLGKLIVFYDNNGISIDGDVSNWFTDDTAMRFKAYNWHVLDSVDGHDYKSIQRAIKQAKLEKDKPSLIICNTIIGFGSPNKSGSSESHGAPLGENEVFLTRKNLNWNYLPFEIPNSIYKQWNCIEKGLILENAWKEKFDFYKSEYPDLAKEYSRRMQKELPKEWYKNTKEYIVDLQKNPQNIASRKASQNVLEKFNAFLPELIGGSADLSPSNLTMCSSSVSIKENSSGNYIHYGVREFGMTAIANGISHHGGFIPYTSTFLMFVEYARNAVRMAALMNTHHIFIYTHDSIGLGEDGPTHQPVEQLSSLRTTPNIDVWRPSDQVETAISWKYAIEKKEGPTALILSRQNLFQFPRDNTQLENISYGGYILYNSQEELVDIIFISSGSEVQITLIAAKKIESLGYSVRVISMPSTNVFDRQDDIYKESILPSYVTKRVAVEASIKDFWYKYVGIDGLIIGMETFGKSAPGEILFEKFGFTVDNIVNKSKIFLNH